In Dioscorea cayenensis subsp. rotundata cultivar TDr96_F1 chromosome 9, TDr96_F1_v2_PseudoChromosome.rev07_lg8_w22 25.fasta, whole genome shotgun sequence, a genomic segment contains:
- the LOC120268670 gene encoding phenylalanine N-monooxygenase-like — protein sequence MAVTFSLATAAGVLTGGFLIMVLVTATFFFLLFHSQNPNEHGKDSGRGGNGGGGSLPPGPATLPIVGSLPMMLWRKPHFRWVLRKAEGKDITCIRLGNVHVIVVNSPELAREFLKKNDAIFASRPKTMATEYSGRGFLSVVFTPWGDQWKKMRRVIVSHVVNHQQFQKMSKMRVEEADNLVWYIQHQSKAGEEINLR from the coding sequence ATGGCAGTCACATTTTCCTTAGCCACTGCTGCCGGAGTTCTGACCGGAGGTTTCCTTATTATGGTGCTCGTAACtgccactttcttcttccttctcttccATTCACAAAATCCCAATGAGCATGGAAAAGATAGTGGTCGTGGTGGTAACGGCGGTGGTGGTAGTTTACCACCTGGTCCGGCCACCTTACCAATCGTTGGAAGCCTTCCGATGATGCTTTGGAGGAAGCCACATTTCAGGTGGGTCCTTCGAAAAGCCGAAGGCAAAGATATTACTTGCATTCGGCTAGGAAATGTTCATGTTATAGTAGTTAACTCACCGGAGCTTGCCAGAGAGTTTTTAAAGAAGAATGATGCCATCTTCGCCTCTCGGCCGAAAACAATGGCTACCGAATACTCTGGTAGGGGTTTCCTCTCCGTCGTCTTCACTCCATGGGGTGATCAATGGAAGAAGATGCGGCGCGTGATTGTCTCACACGTAGTCAACCATCAACAATTCCAAAAGATGTCGAAAATGCGTGTCGAAGAGGCTGATAACCTTGTTTGGTACATTCAACATCAAAGCAAAGCCGGAGAAGAGATTAATCTCCGA
- the LOC120268671 gene encoding uncharacterized protein LOC120268671: MPPMLHGRPLTIPNPLRDSETEFTMIGYHFKNANDFKGALCDLTIKRNFNFRFIKNNRDRVTVTCVVEDFHWRVHASRDGNLPTFRIKTAQLENTYDRDINTTSQPRTSKKWVSRKVIMKLQDRVPYQAVDIQRDILRDHRIRLPYKQACMGKELANGLHGCDMVSYDLLIWYTAKVFETNASSIIIIDTDGERFKRGFFLFCFHASLDGFKLGYRPTLFLDGTHLLGKHGGILLGVIAKDGNEGFFHLVFTIVDNETDDNWK, encoded by the coding sequence ATGCCGCCAATGTTACATGGAAGACCTCTAACAATACCTAATCCATTAAGAGATTCAGAAACTGAGTTTACTATGATTggttatcattttaaaaatgcGAACGACTTCAAGGGTGCATTATGTGACTTGACCATCAAACGTAATTTCAACTTTCGGTTTATAAAAAACAACAGAGATAGAGTAACTGTGACATGTGTTGTTGAAGATTTTCATTGGCGTGTTCATGCCTCAAGAGACGGAAACCTCCCTacatttagaatcaaaacagcACAACTGGAAAACACATACGACAGGGACATCAACACAACATCTCAACCAAGAACATCAAAGAAATGGGTCAGTAGGAAGGTAATAATGAAATTACAGGATCGGGTTCCATACCAAGCAGTGGATATACAACGAGATATATTACGTGACCACAGAATTCGTTTGCCGTACAAACAAGCCTGTATGGGTAAAGAGTTGGCAAACGGTCTTCATGGATGTGATATGGTAAGCTATGATCTGTTGATATGGTATACAGCCAAAGTTTTTGAAACTAACGCAAGTAGCATCATTATTATCGACACCGATGGAGAACGATTTAAGCgtgggttttttttgttttgttttcatgctTCTCTTGATGGTTTCAAGCTGGGTTATAGACCTACGCTCTTTCTAGATGGAACTCACTTGCTAGGTAAACATGGCGGTATCCTTTTGGGTGTAATAGCCAAAGATGGCAATGAAGGATTTTTCCATTTAGTGTTTACTATTGTGGATAATGAAACCGACGACAATTGGAAGTAG
- the LOC120268674 gene encoding tryptophan N-monooxygenase CYP79A68-like gives MVVHCGRHFILTLTITQEPTEDKDEDNESDDKSGSESSLPSATKPSCPSSSVGAQAGFTVLSLVYSFCASDFNPSLRIFDIDGHEKTMKKAINVINKYHDPIIEKRVQQWRSNGGVNGEPEDILDVFISLKDDEGKPLLTIEEIKAQSAELIFEVVDNPSNTVEWAMAEMLNQPDILQKAIDELDRVIGPHRLVKESDFPNLPYMRACAREALRLHPISPFNLPHVSSIDSTVAGFFIPKGSQVLVSRVGLSRNPKVWEDPMRFNPDRHLNEKNVDLAEPELRFISFSIGRRGCMGGQLGTAMTYMLLARVLHSFTWSLPAGEDSVNLSEEESSLFIAKPLHALAKPRLAFLEHL, from the exons ATGGTAGTGCATTGCGGCAGGCATTTCATCCTCACCTTGACCATAACACAGGAGCCAACAGAGGATAAGGATGAGGATAACGAGTCAGACGATAAGTCTGGCAGTGAATCATCATTGCCGTCAGCCACCAAGCCTAGCTGTCCATCTAGCTCAGTAGGAGCTC AGGCTGGATTCACTGTCCTCTCATTAGTCTATTCATTTTGTGCATCAGATTTCAATCCAAGTTTGAGAATTTTTGATATTGATGGCCATGAGAAAACCATGAAGAAAGCAATAAATGTGATCAATAAATATCATGATCCTATTATTGAAAAGAGAGTGCAACAATGGAGGAGCAATGGTGGTGTTAATGGTGAGCCAGAGGACATTCTTGATGTGTTCATCTCTCTCAAAGATGATGAAGGGAAGCCTCTCTTAACGATTGAAGAAATCAAGGCTCAATCTGCT GAGCTCATCTTTGAAGTGGTGGACAACCCATCAAACACAGTGGAATGGGCAATGGCCGAGATGCTCAACCAGCCAGACATTCTCCAGAAAGCCATCGATGAGCTCGACCGTGTCATCGGCCCTCACCGCCTTGTCAAAGAGTCTGACTTCCCCAACCTCCCCTACATGAGGGCATGTGCCCGTGAAGCTCTTCGTCTCCACCCCATTTCCCCCTTCAACCTCCCCCACGTCTCCTCCATCGACAGCACCGTCGCAGGCTTCTTCATCCCCAAGGGCAGCCAAGTCCTAGTAAGCCGCGTCGGACTTAGCCGGAACCCTAAAGTTTGGGAAGATCCGATGAGGTTCAACCCTGACCGGCACCTTAATGAGAAAAATGTGGATTTGGCTGAGCCGGAGCTCCGGTTCATATCGTTCTCCATCGGCCGGAGAGGGTGTATGGGGGGACAGTTGGGGACCGCAATGACGTACATGttgttggctagggttttgcatTCGTTTACGTGGAGCTTGCCGGCCGGTGAAGATTCTGTGAATCTCTCAGAGGAGGAAAGTAGTCTCTTTATTGCTAAACCTTTGCATGCACTTGCTAAGCCAAGGTTGGCTTTTTTAGAGCATTTATAA